A stretch of the Clostridium fungisolvens genome encodes the following:
- a CDS encoding aliphatic sulfonate ABC transporter substrate-binding protein, which translates to MNIKKILASVMTSVMVLGLFGCSSKSEDTSKVRIGFFSNITHAQALVGMNNGEFQKAIGDKYSVSWKQFNAGPDELQALLAGSIDIGYIGPGPALNGYINSKGSIEIIAGASSAGAVLLAAKDSSIKGVKDLSGKKVAIPQFGNTQDLSLRALLKENGLKDKTAGGTVDVVQAENSLIKTLLTQHKIDAALVPEPWGARLEKEAGAKVILDYKDVWRGGNYSVAVVVVRKDFMKEHPEVVSNFLKAHVKMTDYISSNPEAAKNDINKQLDKLTKKPLKKDVLDTAFKRLVITNYPIQDSITEMAALSKEIGFIREEPDLTNLYDLDPLNKVIKESQQAKTK; encoded by the coding sequence ATGAATATAAAAAAAATCCTTGCTTCTGTAATGACATCTGTAATGGTATTGGGGCTTTTCGGATGCTCATCAAAAAGCGAAGACACTTCTAAAGTCAGAATTGGCTTTTTCTCTAATATAACTCATGCTCAAGCTTTAGTAGGAATGAACAATGGAGAATTTCAGAAGGCTATAGGTGATAAATATAGCGTTAGCTGGAAACAATTTAATGCTGGTCCAGATGAACTGCAAGCTCTTCTTGCAGGAAGTATAGATATAGGATATATAGGACCAGGGCCTGCATTAAACGGATATATAAATTCTAAGGGATCCATTGAAATCATTGCTGGAGCTTCTAGTGCAGGAGCAGTTTTACTTGCAGCAAAAGATTCCTCAATAAAAGGTGTAAAAGACCTTTCAGGAAAAAAAGTCGCAATTCCTCAATTCGGTAATACTCAAGATTTATCATTAAGAGCACTATTAAAGGAAAATGGATTAAAAGACAAAACGGCTGGTGGAACAGTTGATGTAGTACAGGCAGAGAACTCTCTAATTAAAACTCTTTTAACGCAGCACAAGATAGATGCAGCTTTAGTTCCAGAACCTTGGGGTGCTAGATTAGAAAAAGAAGCTGGAGCCAAAGTCATTCTTGATTATAAAGATGTTTGGAGAGGTGGTAATTACTCGGTTGCAGTGGTAGTAGTAAGAAAAGATTTTATGAAGGAACATCCAGAGGTGGTCTCTAATTTTTTGAAAGCTCACGTGAAGATGACGGATTATATAAGTTCGAATCCAGAGGCAGCTAAGAATGATATAAACAAACAGTTAGATAAGCTTACTAAAAAGCCACTAAAGAAAGATGTTCTAGACACAGCATTTAAAAGATTAGTGATAACAAATTACCCTATACAGGATTCTATTACAGAGATGGCGGCTTTATCAAAAGAAATTGGATTTATAAGAGAGGAACCGGATTTAACTAATTTATATGATTTAGATCCATTAAATAAAGTTATTAAGGAAAGCCAGCAAGCTAAAACAAAATAA
- the cysC gene encoding adenylyl-sulfate kinase gives MNINNNANIVWHNTSISRDDREQLLNQKGILLWFTGFSGSGKSTVANALSVKLHNDSYLTYLLDGDNLRHGLNAGLGFSKEDRIENIRRVKEVSKLFVDAGIITLATFVSPFREDRDSIRELLGDRFIEVFVDCDLEVCEDRDPKGLYKKARTGLIKDFTGIDSPYEKPNNPEITIYTHKASIDQCVEQIVAYLKERRYLITS, from the coding sequence ATGAATATTAACAATAATGCTAATATAGTTTGGCACAATACTAGTATTAGCAGAGATGATAGGGAACAGCTATTAAATCAAAAAGGGATATTATTATGGTTTACTGGGTTCTCAGGTTCTGGTAAATCCACAGTTGCAAACGCATTAAGTGTAAAGCTGCATAATGATTCTTATTTAACCTATTTATTAGATGGGGACAATCTAAGACATGGATTAAATGCGGGACTTGGGTTTTCTAAAGAAGATAGAATTGAAAACATAAGAAGAGTAAAGGAAGTATCCAAGCTCTTTGTGGATGCAGGAATTATAACCTTGGCTACCTTTGTTTCTCCTTTTAGAGAGGATAGGGATAGTATAAGAGAATTACTAGGTGATAGGTTTATAGAAGTCTTTGTGGACTGTGATTTAGAAGTTTGTGAGGATAGAGATCCAAAGGGGTTATATAAAAAAGCAAGAACTGGACTTATAAAAGATTTTACAGGAATTGATTCACCTTATGAGAAACCTAATAATCCTGAAATCACAATTTATACACATAAAGCTTCTATAGATCAGTGTGTAGAGCAAATAGTTGCTTATCTAAAAGAAAGAAGATATCTAATAACGAGCTAA